The following nucleotide sequence is from Euleptes europaea isolate rEulEur1 chromosome 3, rEulEur1.hap1, whole genome shotgun sequence.
gtcctctggaacACCAGCTTGTcttagggacatgttacatatcattgttagaagttcagcaatttcccattggagttcttgaagaactctaggatggatGCCGTCTGGTCCCGGTGACCTGTTGGTTTGCAACTTGTCTATATATTCTAGAATtccctgccttgttaccactatttgccacagctcctcattctcctctccccaaaacatctgttcaggaatctgccctgtattttCAACAGTGAACACAGacgagaagaattcatttagtttctcagcaataaCTTTatcctctcttgtgtgtgtgtgtaaagtgccgtcaagtcacagccgacttggggttttcaaggcaagagactaacagaggtggtttgccagtgccttcctctgcacagcaaccttggtcttccttggtggtctcccatccaaatactaactagggctgaccctgcttagcttctgagatctgacaagatcagactagcctgggccatccaggtcagtcatccaatggtccaactgcttccctaactGGTTTCCTGCTTCAAATGATTTCTAGATTGCGTTCTCTGTTCATATGCAGCTGCGTTAATGATAAGGAATCAGCCAGCTAGACCAGTCATCCACGGAGAAGGTGACTTAAAACACCCAGAATCTTGTGCAACGTGCTGGGGTTTCATAACAGAGGAGCTGATGTTGAAAGTGTTCCCTGAAAGTAAAAGAACTATATATGCCACTGTATATGGGGTCTTATCACTCTCCTTTCTTGTTTTTTCCCCTATGGAACTGAGTGAAAACTCTTCATTTGTCAGAACAGCCATCATTGGTGGGGAAAGAATGCAACTGTAGTTTTCCCTTGAGAATTAAGGAACACGTCTCCTGTCCTAGTTTCATATCTAATGATCATTTCCTTCCCTTACAGAAGTGGAGAGGATGACCAATCTTGGGGTTATTCTTGCTATCTATATCGTCACCTTCCTGATTGGCTTCCCGTCCAACCTCCTGTCCCTCTACACGTTCTTAGTGAAAGTCCGCAAGAAGCCGGCCCCCATAGACATCCTCTTGCTCAACCTGACTTTGTCGGACATCATGCTTCTGATCTTTCTGCCCCTCAAAATGACGGAGGCTGCCCAAAACAACAAGTGGCCTTTCCACAGGGCCCTCTGCACTGTCACCAGCtgcaccttccacagcagcctctCCATCAGCACCGTTTTCCTCACGGCAATCAGCGTGGACCGCTACCTGGGGGTTGCGTTTCCCATCAAGTACAGGTTGAACCGCAGGTCGGCCTATGCCGTGGCGGCCAGCGTCTTCATCTGGTTGTTTGTCGGCTCCCACTGTGGCACCGTCTTTGTCGTGAGGGCCCTGCGTAACGATTCGGTGCAGTCTTCGCAGCACCCTTCCAATCACGTGGTCTGCTTCAAAGAGTTCAACGAGCAGCAGAAGAAGATCATCTACCCCTTCCGGCTGGAAATCTGCATCGTCCTCTTCTGCATCCCTTTCATTATCACCTGTTTCTGCTACATCAATGTGATCCGCATCCTGGCCTCCCTGCCCAAAGTCAAGGCCCGCAAGAAGCAACGGGCCGTAGGCCTGGCTGTGGTTACTTTGCTCAATTATGCTCTGTTCTTTGGTCCCTTTAACATCTCCCACATTTTTGGAGTGATACATTATGAAGACCCGGAATGGAGAGAATATAGCTTTGCCCTCAGCTCCTTCAACACCTGTTTGGATcctttcatcttcttcttctcatccaaCGCCATCCGAAAAAACTTTGGTGTCTGTTGGGCTGGCATCTGCCGTAGGTTCCGGCCCATTATACCACACTGCtctttgccctgctgcaaggatCCCAGAGACAAcgatgaaggaggaggagctgtCGGATTATCTACTTCAAGCGGACTGGGAGGGACTGGTGCAGCAGCTGAATCCTCCTCCAGTGGACATGCTGCAAAGATCTGGGAGGTCAGCACACTGAACCCTGAGCAAGACGCATACTGCACAAAGTTCCAAGGAGACGTGGCAAACTAAACCCAGAACAGATTTTGTGTATAGATGCCAACATCGAAATTTATTTGCCCCAGTTCTGGATTTGGAGTTGTGAATTCAAAACTGCATGTTGaatatgtgtgttgtgtgttgttgttgttgttgtcgttgttAACATTCGAATCTTGTGTGCATATCTTGCTTGGGAATTTGATATATACTTTTGCAGACATGAAATATGAGATTGCTTAAATGTGTGGTTTTTGTCCTGCTTCCAGCTGACCCATCATACAATGAAGGTTGTACAGGCTGGACCTGACTTCATTTCAAATGGCCTTTACTGAAGTTGTATAGTGTAGCGGTTCGTGTGTTGGCCTAGTTTCTGGAAAGCCATCGTTCAGATCCCCCCTTCTGTCGATTACATTGCCCTAATTTCTTCAAAATAAGGCAGAATTTTTAAACACATGTGAAACTGTGAAGAAAAGTTAATCTGATTGCAGATAACATTTTCCATTGCTCTGAGGTTGGATAGATggtgcttcctctccaaagaggcGTGGGAAAactcatgaatgcttgcaatgggtctcagtttcccatgaatgcttgcaatggttTCCCCACGACTCTTTGGACAGGAAGCGGCtgttacagactgtgaaaagtaagtctttttaaaaaattctcccagggtggtattttttgaggtagagtcaccaaattagcAGGGTAGCTTCAAAAGATTCTCGTTGCAAGAACCTAAAAGTTTGGTAAAGGTTGTGATGGGGTCCAGAATTTTTGGaccccaattttatggggtccagaaagggtcaacagaagttggtttcaggtagccggctcaaggtggactcagccttccatccttccgaggttggtaaaatgagtacccagcttgctgggggtaaagagaagatgactggggaaggcactggcaaaccaccccgcacccgcaaacaaagtctgcctagtaaaagtcgggatgtgacttcaccccatgggtcaggaatgacctggtgcttgcacaggggacctttacctttttagaaggggtcaccccctcctccatagagaagtatgatAAAGTTCAAGATTCCTTGAaggtaccctgaaaatgtgggacctctacctcccaaaatgcctctcccagagctcatttttaaaattctcatagggaaaagcctggggaaagccggaGCTGAAAATAtgtttttggctttttcaggaattgccaattcagctttgggcagattcccaggttttggtattcggtaaaagcAAAACTCAAATATtgttgaaatggctaatttcaagtttatttttggttcgggcttattgatatgcacaacctcTAGTCctagactgaacctgggactttttcaatgcaaagcagatgttctaccactgacagcccattcctgagctttcagcagcCAGGGGCAGCGTGGACAAGGCTCCACAGTGGCATCTTCAAAGCCATTTCCTGGCCCCCAAAGGTtgaaaaaaagccttttggatgctttttattttttaaatggggcttttctcgccattgaaaacagcgaggctgtacCTGCTGAAAAGAAGATGCAGCAACACTGTTCATCCCGGTGGCATaaccagggtgaaaggggacaggaagctgcccccCGGGGCGCTGGTACACCCTCCTCCCCGGAATGCTGGTgcgggcctttacactggtgggatgccaatggaaggcccagctggcatccctgggtggcactgccacAGTAGCACCGGGAgactggcatccgggcctccccgccggtggccacttatgctggtgcagccccttcctggcttcctgaggactttcatccttggaaGTCAGGAATTCGTGGTGAGTCTTTCCCCATAATAGCCCAAACTTGAACACTGATATAGCTGTCTAGGCTGTGAAACATGGATTCAAGATGGAAACCTTGTTTCTGAAATCTCATCCCGGCACTGCAAATTTTACAAATGGGAGAATGAGAGTCCTTCACATCACAAATATGGATCTTATCAACTTTCTGATCTCTGATGTTTCAGAGAGGCTGAGACCTTCCCCAGTGCCCTGTGTTGGACTTCCAGAGTAACCGGTTGGTCACTGAACATGATGGCAGACTAGAgagaccactagtctgatccagcagggctcttcttatgttcttggatcCTGTGATCTTTCTTCGCCATGGTCTGAGGCTATGTGCTTGCAGCAGTGGAGAAAATGTGCCCTGCCTCCAAGGCAGAATGGCTAATTTGGATGCTAATCGTGAATAAATATTCTGCACTGGCCTAGgtccagtgccagatttacgtataagctaaacaagctatagcttagggccccactctcttgggggccccaaaaatttaaaggaaaaaaagctggatgtacatttccaaaatataaaaaaacaaataaaataaaacctacatatttacacctattattatttcatgttatagcaagtttctagagactagattatgagtctttgtaaattgtgtttctaaaggaacttttgtttttgacaAATGCCAatcaatgtgtttgcattattaagt
It contains:
- the LOC130475006 gene encoding free fatty acid receptor 2-like, which produces MTNLGVILAIYIVTFLIGFPSNLLSLYTFLVKVRKKPAPIDILLLNLTLSDIMLLIFLPLKMTEAAQNNKWPFHRALCTVTSCTFHSSLSISTVFLTAISVDRYLGVAFPIKYRLNRRSAYAVAASVFIWLFVGSHCGTVFVVRALRNDSVQSSQHPSNHVVCFKEFNEQQKKIIYPFRLEICIVLFCIPFIITCFCYINVIRILASLPKVKARKKQRAVGLAVVTLLNYALFFGPFNISHIFGVIHYEDPEWREYSFALSSFNTCLDPFIFFFSSNAIRKNFGVCWAGICRRFRPIIPHCSLPCCKDPRDNDEGGGAVGLSTSSGLGGTGAAAESSSSGHAAKIWEVSTLNPEQDAYCTKFQGDVAN